In Calonectris borealis chromosome 10, bCalBor7.hap1.2, whole genome shotgun sequence, a single genomic region encodes these proteins:
- the CARD19 gene encoding caspase recruitment domain-containing protein 19 isoform X11, with protein sequence MELLATKGSCTANQSYCHRLQHDMYFLTSNSRLNEQVVDKIILQLNRVYPQILTNAEAEKFRNPRASLHTRLSDLIKHLQKKGDRHCQEFYRALQINAEQLYNDLPSRKILNSTEIDTDKEKYMLNDRGPVFFLACFSVAAGFALFWYCCNSDTKVIGRARRILGFSPIIIGRHVRNICMLYLEDISRN encoded by the exons ATGGAACTTCTTGCAACAAAAGGGAGTTGCACAGCGA ATCAGTCGTATTGTCATCGGCTGCAACACGACATGTATTTTCTTACAAGCAATAGCCGACTGAACGAGCAAGTGGTTGATAAAATTATTCTTCAGCTTAACAGAGTCTACCCGCAAATTCTTACcaatgcagaagcagaaaag TTCAGGAATCCAAGGGCATCACTCCATACCAGACTTTCGGATCTGATAAAGCACCTTCAAAAGAAAGGAGACAGACACTGTCAAGAGTTTTACAGGGCTCTACAGATCAATGCTGAACAGCTGTATAATGACCTGCCAAGCAGGAAAATCTTGA ATTCCACAGAGATAGACACTGACAAGGAGAAATATATGCTAAATGACAGGG GTCCAGtgtttttccttgcttgttttaGCGTTGCTGCAGGATTTGCGTTATTCTGGTATTGCTGTAACTCAG ATACGAAAGTCATAGGAAGAGCCAGGAGAATCTTGGGCTTTTCTCCTATTATCATAGGAAGACACGTTAGAAATATTTGTATGTTGTATTTGGAAGACATATCAAGAAATTAA
- the CARD19 gene encoding caspase recruitment domain-containing protein 19 isoform X10, with protein MGASPCRNKAAGAPGANWAQEHCVVASNAHVCFPDILIAPKQGATFQPLGLVGLFLFVFFKFSGWSTILHWWVVVVGSFTSLFYQKPEGSSLCGLGRDFSELEERGKISEERDQSYCHRLQHDMYFLTSNSRLNEQVVDKIILQLNRVYPQILTNAEAEKFRNPRASLHTRLSDLIKHLQKKGDRHCQEFYRALQINAEQLYNDLPSRKILTGRPD; from the exons ATGGGAGCAAGTCCATGCCGTAACAAAGCTGCTGGAGCTCCTGGGGCAAACTGGGCCCAGGAGCATTGCGTGGTGGCTTCAAATGCACACGTGTGCTTTCCAGATATCCTTATCGCTCCCAAGCAGGGTGCCACGTTCCAGCCACTAGGATTGGTGgggcttttcttgtttgttttctttaaatttagtGGCTGGAGCACAATTCTGCActggtgggtggtggtggtgggaagttTCACTTCTCTGTTCTACCAGAAGCCTGAAGGCAGTTCCTTGTGTGGTTTGGGCAGAGATTTCTCAGAGttagaggagagaggaaagattTCGGAAGAGAGAG ATCAGTCGTATTGTCATCGGCTGCAACACGACATGTATTTTCTTACAAGCAATAGCCGACTGAACGAGCAAGTGGTTGATAAAATTATTCTTCAGCTTAACAGAGTCTACCCGCAAATTCTTACcaatgcagaagcagaaaag TTCAGGAATCCAAGGGCATCACTCCATACCAGACTTTCGGATCTGATAAAGCACCTTCAAAAGAAAGGAGACAGACACTGTCAAGAGTTTTACAGGGCTCTACAGATCAATGCTGAACAGCTGTATAATGACCTGCCAAGCAGGAAAATCTTGA CTGGCAGGCCTGACTGA
- the CARD19 gene encoding caspase recruitment domain-containing protein 19 isoform X9 has translation MGASPCRNKAAGAPGANWAQEHCVVASNAHVCFPDILIAPKQGATFQPLGLVGLFLFVFFKFSGWSTILHWWVVVVGSFTSLFYQKPEGSSLCGLGRDFSELEERGKISEERDQSYCHRLQHDMYFLTSNSRLNEQVVDKIILQLNRVYPQILTNAEAEKFRNPRASLHTRLSDLIKHLQKKGDRHCQEFYRALQINAEQLYNDLPSRKILNLLSHLYHSKGRT, from the exons ATGGGAGCAAGTCCATGCCGTAACAAAGCTGCTGGAGCTCCTGGGGCAAACTGGGCCCAGGAGCATTGCGTGGTGGCTTCAAATGCACACGTGTGCTTTCCAGATATCCTTATCGCTCCCAAGCAGGGTGCCACGTTCCAGCCACTAGGATTGGTGgggcttttcttgtttgttttctttaaatttagtGGCTGGAGCACAATTCTGCActggtgggtggtggtggtgggaagttTCACTTCTCTGTTCTACCAGAAGCCTGAAGGCAGTTCCTTGTGTGGTTTGGGCAGAGATTTCTCAGAGttagaggagagaggaaagattTCGGAAGAGAGAG ATCAGTCGTATTGTCATCGGCTGCAACACGACATGTATTTTCTTACAAGCAATAGCCGACTGAACGAGCAAGTGGTTGATAAAATTATTCTTCAGCTTAACAGAGTCTACCCGCAAATTCTTACcaatgcagaagcagaaaag TTCAGGAATCCAAGGGCATCACTCCATACCAGACTTTCGGATCTGATAAAGCACCTTCAAAAGAAAGGAGACAGACACTGTCAAGAGTTTTACAGGGCTCTACAGATCAATGCTGAACAGCTGTATAATGACCTGCCAAGCAGGAAAATCTTGA
- the CARD19 gene encoding caspase recruitment domain-containing protein 19 isoform X1: MGASPCRNKAAGAPGANWAQEHCVVASNAHVCFPDILIAPKQGATFQPLGLVGLFLFVFFKFSGWSTILHWWVVVVGSFTSLFYQKPEGSSLCGLGRDFSELEERGKISEERDQSYCHRLQHDMYFLTSNSRLNEQVVDKIILQLNRVYPQILTNAEAEKFRNPRASLHTRLSDLIKHLQKKGDRHCQEFYRALQINAEQLYNDLPSRKILNSTEIDTDKEKYMLNDRGPVFFLACFSVAAGFALFWYCCNSDTKVIGRARRILGFSPIIIGRHVRNICMLYLEDISRN, from the exons ATGGGAGCAAGTCCATGCCGTAACAAAGCTGCTGGAGCTCCTGGGGCAAACTGGGCCCAGGAGCATTGCGTGGTGGCTTCAAATGCACACGTGTGCTTTCCAGATATCCTTATCGCTCCCAAGCAGGGTGCCACGTTCCAGCCACTAGGATTGGTGgggcttttcttgtttgttttctttaaatttagtGGCTGGAGCACAATTCTGCActggtgggtggtggtggtgggaagttTCACTTCTCTGTTCTACCAGAAGCCTGAAGGCAGTTCCTTGTGTGGTTTGGGCAGAGATTTCTCAGAGttagaggagagaggaaagattTCGGAAGAGAGAG ATCAGTCGTATTGTCATCGGCTGCAACACGACATGTATTTTCTTACAAGCAATAGCCGACTGAACGAGCAAGTGGTTGATAAAATTATTCTTCAGCTTAACAGAGTCTACCCGCAAATTCTTACcaatgcagaagcagaaaag TTCAGGAATCCAAGGGCATCACTCCATACCAGACTTTCGGATCTGATAAAGCACCTTCAAAAGAAAGGAGACAGACACTGTCAAGAGTTTTACAGGGCTCTACAGATCAATGCTGAACAGCTGTATAATGACCTGCCAAGCAGGAAAATCTTGA ATTCCACAGAGATAGACACTGACAAGGAGAAATATATGCTAAATGACAGGG GTCCAGtgtttttccttgcttgttttaGCGTTGCTGCAGGATTTGCGTTATTCTGGTATTGCTGTAACTCAG ATACGAAAGTCATAGGAAGAGCCAGGAGAATCTTGGGCTTTTCTCCTATTATCATAGGAAGACACGTTAGAAATATTTGTATGTTGTATTTGGAAGACATATCAAGAAATTAA
- the CARD19 gene encoding caspase recruitment domain-containing protein 19 isoform X3 has product MGASPCRNKAAGAPGANWAQEHCVVASNAHVCFPDILIAPKQGATFQPLGLVGLFLFVFFKFSGWSTILHWWVVVVGSFTSLFYQKPEGSSLCGLGRDFSELEERGKISEERDQSYCHRLQHDMYFLTSNSRLNEQVVDKIILQLNRVYPQILTNAEAEKFRNPRASLHTRLSDLIKHLQKKGDRHCQEFYRALQINAEQLYNDLPSRKILRKALYLPSTNTYQWKTSQFSCLHREAAKLPQLSISHTRTLLNWESLGPSLPQNLG; this is encoded by the exons ATGGGAGCAAGTCCATGCCGTAACAAAGCTGCTGGAGCTCCTGGGGCAAACTGGGCCCAGGAGCATTGCGTGGTGGCTTCAAATGCACACGTGTGCTTTCCAGATATCCTTATCGCTCCCAAGCAGGGTGCCACGTTCCAGCCACTAGGATTGGTGgggcttttcttgtttgttttctttaaatttagtGGCTGGAGCACAATTCTGCActggtgggtggtggtggtgggaagttTCACTTCTCTGTTCTACCAGAAGCCTGAAGGCAGTTCCTTGTGTGGTTTGGGCAGAGATTTCTCAGAGttagaggagagaggaaagattTCGGAAGAGAGAG ATCAGTCGTATTGTCATCGGCTGCAACACGACATGTATTTTCTTACAAGCAATAGCCGACTGAACGAGCAAGTGGTTGATAAAATTATTCTTCAGCTTAACAGAGTCTACCCGCAAATTCTTACcaatgcagaagcagaaaag TTCAGGAATCCAAGGGCATCACTCCATACCAGACTTTCGGATCTGATAAAGCACCTTCAAAAGAAAGGAGACAGACACTGTCAAGAGTTTTACAGGGCTCTACAGATCAATGCTGAACAGCTGTATAATGACCTGCCAAGCAGGAAAATCTTGA gaaaagcttTGTATCTACCCAGCACAAATACGTACCAGTGGAAGACTTCACAGTTTTCCTGCCTGCACAGGGAGGCTGCAAAGTTACCCCAGCTCTCCATATCCCATACCCGAACCCTCTTGAACTGGGAAAGTCTGGGACCATCCCTGCCTCAGAATCTCGGATGA
- the CARD19 gene encoding caspase recruitment domain-containing protein 19 isoform X13 has product MADQSYCHRLQHDMYFLTSNSRLNEQVVDKIILQLNRVYPQILTNAEAEKFRNPRASLHTRLSDLIKHLQKKGDRHCQEFYRALQINAEQLYNDLPSRKILNSTEIDTDKEKYMLNDRGPVFFLACFSVAAGFALFWYCCNSDTKVIGRARRILGFSPIIIGRHVRNICMLYLEDISRN; this is encoded by the exons aTGGCCG ATCAGTCGTATTGTCATCGGCTGCAACACGACATGTATTTTCTTACAAGCAATAGCCGACTGAACGAGCAAGTGGTTGATAAAATTATTCTTCAGCTTAACAGAGTCTACCCGCAAATTCTTACcaatgcagaagcagaaaag TTCAGGAATCCAAGGGCATCACTCCATACCAGACTTTCGGATCTGATAAAGCACCTTCAAAAGAAAGGAGACAGACACTGTCAAGAGTTTTACAGGGCTCTACAGATCAATGCTGAACAGCTGTATAATGACCTGCCAAGCAGGAAAATCTTGA ATTCCACAGAGATAGACACTGACAAGGAGAAATATATGCTAAATGACAGGG GTCCAGtgtttttccttgcttgttttaGCGTTGCTGCAGGATTTGCGTTATTCTGGTATTGCTGTAACTCAG ATACGAAAGTCATAGGAAGAGCCAGGAGAATCTTGGGCTTTTCTCCTATTATCATAGGAAGACACGTTAGAAATATTTGTATGTTGTATTTGGAAGACATATCAAGAAATTAA
- the CARD19 gene encoding caspase recruitment domain-containing protein 19 isoform X12, with product MMFYKTYQSYCHRLQHDMYFLTSNSRLNEQVVDKIILQLNRVYPQILTNAEAEKFRNPRASLHTRLSDLIKHLQKKGDRHCQEFYRALQINAEQLYNDLPSRKILNSTEIDTDKEKYMLNDRGPVFFLACFSVAAGFALFWYCCNSDTKVIGRARRILGFSPIIIGRHVRNICMLYLEDISRN from the exons ATGATGTTCTACAAGACCT ATCAGTCGTATTGTCATCGGCTGCAACACGACATGTATTTTCTTACAAGCAATAGCCGACTGAACGAGCAAGTGGTTGATAAAATTATTCTTCAGCTTAACAGAGTCTACCCGCAAATTCTTACcaatgcagaagcagaaaag TTCAGGAATCCAAGGGCATCACTCCATACCAGACTTTCGGATCTGATAAAGCACCTTCAAAAGAAAGGAGACAGACACTGTCAAGAGTTTTACAGGGCTCTACAGATCAATGCTGAACAGCTGTATAATGACCTGCCAAGCAGGAAAATCTTGA ATTCCACAGAGATAGACACTGACAAGGAGAAATATATGCTAAATGACAGGG GTCCAGtgtttttccttgcttgttttaGCGTTGCTGCAGGATTTGCGTTATTCTGGTATTGCTGTAACTCAG ATACGAAAGTCATAGGAAGAGCCAGGAGAATCTTGGGCTTTTCTCCTATTATCATAGGAAGACACGTTAGAAATATTTGTATGTTGTATTTGGAAGACATATCAAGAAATTAA
- the CARD19 gene encoding caspase recruitment domain-containing protein 19 isoform X7, whose product MGASPCRNKAAGAPGANWAQEHCVVASNAHVCFPDILIAPKQGATFQPLGLVGLFLFVFFKFSGWSTILHWWVVVVGSFTSLFYQKPEGSSLCGLGRDFSELEERGKISEERDQSYCHRLQHDMYFLTSNSRLNEQVVDKIILQLNRVYPQILTNAEAEKFRNPRASLHTRLSDLIKHLQKKGDRHCQEFYRALQINAEQLYNDLPSRKILTNLTEHVKKMVHQWALRHN is encoded by the exons ATGGGAGCAAGTCCATGCCGTAACAAAGCTGCTGGAGCTCCTGGGGCAAACTGGGCCCAGGAGCATTGCGTGGTGGCTTCAAATGCACACGTGTGCTTTCCAGATATCCTTATCGCTCCCAAGCAGGGTGCCACGTTCCAGCCACTAGGATTGGTGgggcttttcttgtttgttttctttaaatttagtGGCTGGAGCACAATTCTGCActggtgggtggtggtggtgggaagttTCACTTCTCTGTTCTACCAGAAGCCTGAAGGCAGTTCCTTGTGTGGTTTGGGCAGAGATTTCTCAGAGttagaggagagaggaaagattTCGGAAGAGAGAG ATCAGTCGTATTGTCATCGGCTGCAACACGACATGTATTTTCTTACAAGCAATAGCCGACTGAACGAGCAAGTGGTTGATAAAATTATTCTTCAGCTTAACAGAGTCTACCCGCAAATTCTTACcaatgcagaagcagaaaag TTCAGGAATCCAAGGGCATCACTCCATACCAGACTTTCGGATCTGATAAAGCACCTTCAAAAGAAAGGAGACAGACACTGTCAAGAGTTTTACAGGGCTCTACAGATCAATGCTGAACAGCTGTATAATGACCTGCCAAGCAGGAAAATCTTGA
- the CARD19 gene encoding caspase recruitment domain-containing protein 19 isoform X5 yields the protein MGASPCRNKAAGAPGANWAQEHCVVASNAHVCFPDILIAPKQGATFQPLGLVGLFLFVFFKFSGWSTILHWWVVVVGSFTSLFYQKPEGSSLCGLGRDFSELEERGKISEERDQSYCHRLQHDMYFLTSNSRLNEQVVDKIILQLNRVYPQILTNAEAEKFRNPRASLHTRLSDLIKHLQKKGDRHCQEFYRALQINAEQLYNDLPSRKILSPVFFLACFSVAAGFALFWYCCNSDLLSHLYHSKGRT from the exons ATGGGAGCAAGTCCATGCCGTAACAAAGCTGCTGGAGCTCCTGGGGCAAACTGGGCCCAGGAGCATTGCGTGGTGGCTTCAAATGCACACGTGTGCTTTCCAGATATCCTTATCGCTCCCAAGCAGGGTGCCACGTTCCAGCCACTAGGATTGGTGgggcttttcttgtttgttttctttaaatttagtGGCTGGAGCACAATTCTGCActggtgggtggtggtggtgggaagttTCACTTCTCTGTTCTACCAGAAGCCTGAAGGCAGTTCCTTGTGTGGTTTGGGCAGAGATTTCTCAGAGttagaggagagaggaaagattTCGGAAGAGAGAG ATCAGTCGTATTGTCATCGGCTGCAACACGACATGTATTTTCTTACAAGCAATAGCCGACTGAACGAGCAAGTGGTTGATAAAATTATTCTTCAGCTTAACAGAGTCTACCCGCAAATTCTTACcaatgcagaagcagaaaag TTCAGGAATCCAAGGGCATCACTCCATACCAGACTTTCGGATCTGATAAAGCACCTTCAAAAGAAAGGAGACAGACACTGTCAAGAGTTTTACAGGGCTCTACAGATCAATGCTGAACAGCTGTATAATGACCTGCCAAGCAGGAAAATCTTGA GTCCAGtgtttttccttgcttgttttaGCGTTGCTGCAGGATTTGCGTTATTCTGGTATTGCTGTAACTCAG
- the CARD19 gene encoding caspase recruitment domain-containing protein 19 isoform X2 has product MGASPCRNKAAGAPGANWAQEHCVVASNAHVCFPDILIAPKQGATFQPLGLVGLFLFVFFKFSGWSTILHWWVVVVGSFTSLFYQKPEGSSLCGLGRDFSELEERGKISEERDQSYCHRLQHDMYFLTSNSRLNEQVVDKIILQLNRVYPQILTNAEAEKFRNPRASLHTRLSDLIKHLQKKGDRHCQEFYRALQINAEQLYNDLPSRKILSPVFFLACFSVAAGFALFWYCCNSDTKVIGRARRILGFSPIIIGRHVRNICMLYLEDISRN; this is encoded by the exons ATGGGAGCAAGTCCATGCCGTAACAAAGCTGCTGGAGCTCCTGGGGCAAACTGGGCCCAGGAGCATTGCGTGGTGGCTTCAAATGCACACGTGTGCTTTCCAGATATCCTTATCGCTCCCAAGCAGGGTGCCACGTTCCAGCCACTAGGATTGGTGgggcttttcttgtttgttttctttaaatttagtGGCTGGAGCACAATTCTGCActggtgggtggtggtggtgggaagttTCACTTCTCTGTTCTACCAGAAGCCTGAAGGCAGTTCCTTGTGTGGTTTGGGCAGAGATTTCTCAGAGttagaggagagaggaaagattTCGGAAGAGAGAG ATCAGTCGTATTGTCATCGGCTGCAACACGACATGTATTTTCTTACAAGCAATAGCCGACTGAACGAGCAAGTGGTTGATAAAATTATTCTTCAGCTTAACAGAGTCTACCCGCAAATTCTTACcaatgcagaagcagaaaag TTCAGGAATCCAAGGGCATCACTCCATACCAGACTTTCGGATCTGATAAAGCACCTTCAAAAGAAAGGAGACAGACACTGTCAAGAGTTTTACAGGGCTCTACAGATCAATGCTGAACAGCTGTATAATGACCTGCCAAGCAGGAAAATCTTGA GTCCAGtgtttttccttgcttgttttaGCGTTGCTGCAGGATTTGCGTTATTCTGGTATTGCTGTAACTCAG ATACGAAAGTCATAGGAAGAGCCAGGAGAATCTTGGGCTTTTCTCCTATTATCATAGGAAGACACGTTAGAAATATTTGTATGTTGTATTTGGAAGACATATCAAGAAATTAA
- the CARD19 gene encoding caspase recruitment domain-containing protein 19 isoform X8 — protein MGASPCRNKAAGAPGANWAQEHCVVASNAHVCFPDILIAPKQGATFQPLGLVGLFLFVFFKFSGWSTILHWWVVVVGSFTSLFYQKPEGSSLCGLGRDFSELEERGKISEERDQSYCHRLQHDMYFLTSNSRLNEQVVDKIILQLNRVYPQILTNAEAEKFRNPRASLHTRLSDLIKHLQKKGDRHCQEFYRALQINAEQLYNDLPSRKILNWKDKGTDQPHTVIA, from the exons ATGGGAGCAAGTCCATGCCGTAACAAAGCTGCTGGAGCTCCTGGGGCAAACTGGGCCCAGGAGCATTGCGTGGTGGCTTCAAATGCACACGTGTGCTTTCCAGATATCCTTATCGCTCCCAAGCAGGGTGCCACGTTCCAGCCACTAGGATTGGTGgggcttttcttgtttgttttctttaaatttagtGGCTGGAGCACAATTCTGCActggtgggtggtggtggtgggaagttTCACTTCTCTGTTCTACCAGAAGCCTGAAGGCAGTTCCTTGTGTGGTTTGGGCAGAGATTTCTCAGAGttagaggagagaggaaagattTCGGAAGAGAGAG ATCAGTCGTATTGTCATCGGCTGCAACACGACATGTATTTTCTTACAAGCAATAGCCGACTGAACGAGCAAGTGGTTGATAAAATTATTCTTCAGCTTAACAGAGTCTACCCGCAAATTCTTACcaatgcagaagcagaaaag TTCAGGAATCCAAGGGCATCACTCCATACCAGACTTTCGGATCTGATAAAGCACCTTCAAAAGAAAGGAGACAGACACTGTCAAGAGTTTTACAGGGCTCTACAGATCAATGCTGAACAGCTGTATAATGACCTGCCAAGCAGGAAAATCTTGA ACTGGAAGGATAAAGGAACAGATCAGCCCCACACAGTGATAGCCTGA
- the CARD19 gene encoding caspase recruitment domain-containing protein 19 isoform X6: MGASPCRNKAAGAPGANWAQEHCVVASNAHVCFPDILIAPKQGATFQPLGLVGLFLFVFFKFSGWSTILHWWVVVVGSFTSLFYQKPEGSSLCGLGRDFSELEERGKISEERDQSYCHRLQHDMYFLTSNSRLNEQVVDKIILQLNRVYPQILTNAEAEKFRNPRASLHTRLSDLIKHLQKKGDRHCQEFYRALQINAEQLYNDLPSRKILTFNLSTNHLKTKTERKMSKGELKYIFLRKTC; encoded by the exons ATGGGAGCAAGTCCATGCCGTAACAAAGCTGCTGGAGCTCCTGGGGCAAACTGGGCCCAGGAGCATTGCGTGGTGGCTTCAAATGCACACGTGTGCTTTCCAGATATCCTTATCGCTCCCAAGCAGGGTGCCACGTTCCAGCCACTAGGATTGGTGgggcttttcttgtttgttttctttaaatttagtGGCTGGAGCACAATTCTGCActggtgggtggtggtggtgggaagttTCACTTCTCTGTTCTACCAGAAGCCTGAAGGCAGTTCCTTGTGTGGTTTGGGCAGAGATTTCTCAGAGttagaggagagaggaaagattTCGGAAGAGAGAG ATCAGTCGTATTGTCATCGGCTGCAACACGACATGTATTTTCTTACAAGCAATAGCCGACTGAACGAGCAAGTGGTTGATAAAATTATTCTTCAGCTTAACAGAGTCTACCCGCAAATTCTTACcaatgcagaagcagaaaag TTCAGGAATCCAAGGGCATCACTCCATACCAGACTTTCGGATCTGATAAAGCACCTTCAAAAGAAAGGAGACAGACACTGTCAAGAGTTTTACAGGGCTCTACAGATCAATGCTGAACAGCTGTATAATGACCTGCCAAGCAGGAAAATCTTGA ctttcaattTAAGTACaaatcatttgaaaacaaagacagaaaggaagatgaGCAAGGGTgaacttaaatatattttccttaggaaaacatgttaa
- the CARD19 gene encoding caspase recruitment domain-containing protein 19 isoform X4: MGASPCRNKAAGAPGANWAQEHCVVASNAHVCFPDILIAPKQGATFQPLGLVGLFLFVFFKFSGWSTILHWWVVVVGSFTSLFYQKPEGSSLCGLGRDFSELEERGKISEERDQSYCHRLQHDMYFLTSNSRLNEQVVDKIILQLNRVYPQILTNAEAEKFRNPRASLHTRLSDLIKHLQKKGDRHCQEFYRALQINAEQLYNDLPSRKILNSTEIDTDKEKYMLNDRGPVFFLACFSVAAGFALFWYCCNSDLLSHLYHSKGRT, from the exons ATGGGAGCAAGTCCATGCCGTAACAAAGCTGCTGGAGCTCCTGGGGCAAACTGGGCCCAGGAGCATTGCGTGGTGGCTTCAAATGCACACGTGTGCTTTCCAGATATCCTTATCGCTCCCAAGCAGGGTGCCACGTTCCAGCCACTAGGATTGGTGgggcttttcttgtttgttttctttaaatttagtGGCTGGAGCACAATTCTGCActggtgggtggtggtggtgggaagttTCACTTCTCTGTTCTACCAGAAGCCTGAAGGCAGTTCCTTGTGTGGTTTGGGCAGAGATTTCTCAGAGttagaggagagaggaaagattTCGGAAGAGAGAG ATCAGTCGTATTGTCATCGGCTGCAACACGACATGTATTTTCTTACAAGCAATAGCCGACTGAACGAGCAAGTGGTTGATAAAATTATTCTTCAGCTTAACAGAGTCTACCCGCAAATTCTTACcaatgcagaagcagaaaag TTCAGGAATCCAAGGGCATCACTCCATACCAGACTTTCGGATCTGATAAAGCACCTTCAAAAGAAAGGAGACAGACACTGTCAAGAGTTTTACAGGGCTCTACAGATCAATGCTGAACAGCTGTATAATGACCTGCCAAGCAGGAAAATCTTGA ATTCCACAGAGATAGACACTGACAAGGAGAAATATATGCTAAATGACAGGG GTCCAGtgtttttccttgcttgttttaGCGTTGCTGCAGGATTTGCGTTATTCTGGTATTGCTGTAACTCAG